One part of the Streptomyces sp. NBC_00286 genome encodes these proteins:
- a CDS encoding aldo/keto reductase, which translates to MQTRNLGEVQVGAIGLGAMPMSIEGRPDERRSVATIHAALEAGVTLIDTADAYHRDANEVGHNESLIARAVAEYGGDTSDVLIATKGGHLRPGDGSWTLNGSPEYLKKACDASLERLGVEAIGLYQFHRPDPRVPYAESVGAIRDLLDAGKIRFAGISNADPDQIRLANEILGGRLVSVQNQFSPAFRSSERELELCAELGIAFLPWSPLGGIAQAGELGSRFAAFADVAQAHGVSPQQVCLAWMLAKAPVVIPIPGSSRPETIRDSVAAAELTLSAEELSRLDAVASGG; encoded by the coding sequence ATGCAGACACGCAACCTCGGCGAGGTACAGGTCGGCGCGATCGGTCTGGGCGCCATGCCGATGTCCATCGAGGGGCGCCCCGACGAGCGGCGTTCCGTCGCGACGATCCACGCCGCGCTGGAGGCGGGCGTGACCTTGATCGACACGGCGGACGCCTATCACCGGGACGCGAACGAGGTCGGTCACAACGAGTCCTTGATCGCCCGGGCGGTCGCCGAGTACGGCGGCGACACGTCTGACGTACTGATCGCGACGAAGGGCGGTCACCTGCGTCCGGGCGACGGCTCGTGGACACTGAACGGCTCGCCGGAGTACCTGAAGAAGGCCTGCGACGCGTCGCTGGAGCGGCTCGGTGTCGAGGCCATCGGCCTCTACCAGTTCCACCGGCCCGACCCGAGGGTCCCGTACGCGGAGTCGGTCGGGGCGATTCGCGATCTGCTGGACGCGGGCAAGATCCGCTTCGCGGGCATCTCGAACGCCGACCCCGACCAGATCCGGTTGGCCAACGAGATCCTCGGTGGCCGGCTGGTGAGCGTACAGAACCAGTTCTCGCCCGCTTTCCGCTCCAGCGAGCGGGAGTTGGAACTGTGCGCGGAACTCGGCATCGCGTTCCTGCCGTGGAGCCCGCTGGGCGGCATCGCCCAGGCCGGCGAGCTGGGCTCGCGGTTCGCCGCGTTCGCGGACGTGGCGCAGGCGCACGGGGTGAGCCCGCAGCAGGTGTGCCTGGCGTGGATGCTCGCGAAGGCGCCGGTGGTGATCCCGATTCCGGGCTCCTCCCGGCCGGAGACGATCCGCGACTCGGTCGCCGCGGCCGAGCTGACGCTGTCGGCCGAGGAGCTGTCCCGCCTGGACGCGGTTGCCTCCGGCGGTTGA